Proteins from a single region of Drosophila biarmipes strain raj3 chromosome 3R, RU_DBia_V1.1, whole genome shotgun sequence:
- the LOC108026164 gene encoding very low-density lipoprotein receptor isoform X11: MAIESRSTGTASDTTKPATNSAISPKSPVTLGKRRAEQLFRCACANFNLLLLTLILGFGKCCTATPTPLSPLSTPSTDPPTAAVGPHSPRTLDEGGTLSKLIDGKAFINMGFKFLNVSGKIGTPLGIGQSLEAKCDEKQFQCHSGDCIPIRFVCDGDADCKDHSDEQIKECKFIEATCSSDQFRCGNGNCIPNKWRCDQESDCADGSDEANELCMNACPNNEFKCHTVDQCIPRSWLCDGSNDCRDKSDEAHCRARTCSPDEYACKSGEGQCVPLAWMCDQSKDCSDGSDEHNCNQTCRADEFTCGNGRCIQKRWKCDHDDDCGDGSDEKECPVVPCDSVAEHTCTNGACIAKRWVCDGDPDCSDGSDERSCANVTKTTTPCLPHEYQCKDRITCLHHSWLCDGDRDCPDGDDEHTANCKNVTCRADQFQCGDRSCIPGHLTCNGDKDCADGSDERDCGLSLSLGVTQGACNTTSEFDCGGGQCIPLSKVCDKRKDCPDGEDEPAGKCGINECASKNGGCMHQCVDLKVGHHCQCHEGYTLSPDKRNCQDINECDAPGRCSQICVNEIGGFKCECEAGYMRDPKNHTRCKASEGHASLLLARRHDIRKIALDHMEMTSIVNSTKAATALDFVFRTGMIFWSDVTTQSIYKAPIDEGNEKTVVLTKSSVTSDGLAVDWIYNHVYYTDTHKCTIELTNFEGSMGKVLVEDSLDIPRSIALDPIEGWMYWSDWGASPRIERAGMDGSHRTTIISYDVKWPNGITLDLVRKRIYWVDGKLNVISSANYDGSQRSQVLYSGEYLRHPFSITTFEDYVYWTDWDKQAVFKANKFTGEDVEPVTAMHMLQHPMVVHVYHPYRQPDGVNHCQSVNGHCSHLCLPAPRINDRSPRISCACPTGLKLMVDGLMCVEDPLYVAPATKPPRARKTKPRPKTPRRRLPTGVQVGHADIRIGINDDLRLSTRLPLLPATFVADQRPVKNQTQIEKTTTPSEQPDSGFIALVVIASLSGLAVLLSVLLLIGYRYCSKRRINSMNFENPIYRKTTTTEDHFSLRKNLPARIYDHTSVMDEEYSPVIGISSY, encoded by the exons ATCAACATGGGCTTCAAGTTCCTGAACGTTTCCGGAAAGATTGGCACCCCCCTCGGCATAG GGCAATCCCTGGAGGCCAAGTGCGATGAGAAGCAGTTCCAGTGCCACAGCGGCGACTGCATCCCCATTCGATTCGTGTGCGACGGCGATGCGGACTGCAAGGATCACAGCGATGAGCAGATTAAGGAGTGCAAGTTCATAG AGGCCACTTGCTCCTCGGACCAATTCCGCTGCGGGAATGGCAACTGCATACCGAACAAATGGCGCTGCGATCAGGAGAGCGATTGTGCCGATGGCTCCGACGAGGCCAACGAGCTGTGCA TGAACGCCTGTCCCAACAACGAGTTCAAATGCCACACGGTCGACCAGTGCATTCCGCGCAGCTGGCTCTGCGATGGCAGCAACGATTGCCGCGACAAGTCCGATGAGGCCCACTGCA GAGCCCGAACCTGTTCGCCGGATGAGTACGCCTGCAAGAGCGGCGAGGGGCAGTGCGTTCCTTTGGCCTGGATGTGCGACCAGAGCAAGGACTGCAGCGATGGCTCCGACGAGCACAACTGCA ACCAGACCTGTCGCGCCGACGAGTTCACCTGCGGCAATGGGCGGTGCATCCAGAAGCGGTGGAAGTGCGACCATGACGACGACTGCGGCGACGGATCCGACGAGAAGGAGTGCCCCGTGGTGCCCTGCGACTCCGTGGCGGAGCACACCTGCACCAACGGAGCCTGCATCGCCAAGCGCTGGGTCTGCGACGGCGATCCGGACTGCTCCGACGGCTCCGATGAGCGG TCCTGTGCGAATGTGACCAAGACGACCACGCCTTGCCTGCCGCACGAGTACCAGTGCAAGGACCGCATCACCTGCCTGCACCACAGCTGGCTCTGCGATGGTGACCGCGACTGTCCCGACGGCGATGACGAGCACACGGCCAACTGCAAGAACGTCACCTGCCGGGCGGATCAGTTCCAGTGCGGGGATCGCAGCTGCATCCCGGGTCACCTCACCTGCAACGGGGACAAGGACTGCGCCGATGGCAGCGACGAGCGGGACTGCGGGTTGAGTCTCAGTCTGGGAGTGACCCAAGGGGCGTGCAACACCACCAGTGAATTCGATTGCGGAGGAGGTCAGTGCATTCCGCTCTCGAAGGTCTGTGATAAGCGAAAGGATTGTCCGGATGGCGAGGATGAGCCGGCTGGCAAGTGTGGCATCAACGAGTGTGCCTCCAAGAACGGGGGCTGCATGCACCAGTGCGTGGATCTGAAGGTGGGTCACCACTGCCAGTGCCACGAGGGCTATACTTTATCCCCTGACAAGCGGAACTGCCAGGACATCAACGAGTGCGATGCGCCCGGAAGGTGCTCCCAGATCTGCGTCAACGAAATCGGGGGCTTCAAGTGCGAGTGCGAGGCGGGCTACATGAGGGATCCCAAGAATCACACCAGGTGCAAGGCCAGCGAAGGACACGCCTCGCTGCTCCTGGCCCGCCGTCATGACATCCGGAAGATAGCCCTCGACCACATGGAAATGACGTCCATTGTCAACAGTACAAAGGCAGCCACTGCCCTGGACTTTGTCTTCCGCACGGGCATGATCTTCTGGAGCGATGTGACCACGCAGAGCATCTACAAGGCTCCCATCGATGAGGGCAATGAGAAGACGGTGGTGCTGACCAAATCCTCGGTGACCTCGGATGGTCTGGCTGTGGACTGGATCTACAACCATGTCTACTACACGGACACCCACAAGTGCACCATCGAACTGACCAACTTCGAGGGCAGCATGGGCAAGGTCCTGGTGGAGGACTCGCTGGACATTCCGCGTTCCATTGCGCTGGATCCCATCGAGGGCTGGATGTACTGGTCCGACTGGGGCGCCTCTCCCCGCATCGAAAGGGCGGGCATGGATGGCTCGCACCGCACCACCATCATTAGCTACGATGTCAAGTGGCCCAATGGCATCACCTTGGATCTGGTGCGGAAGCGCATCTACTGGGTGGACGGAAAACTCAACGTCATCTCGTCGGCGAACTACGATGGCTCCCAGCGGAGCCAGGTTCTCTACTCCGGCGAGTACCTGCGGCATCCCTTCTCCATCACCACCTTCGAGGATTACGTCTACTGGACCGACTGGGACAAGCAGGCGGTGTTCAAGGCCAACAAGTTCACCGGAGAGGATGTGGAGCCTGTCACAGCAATGCATATG CTCCAGCATCCGATGGTGGTCCACGTATACCACCCGTACCGCCAGCCGGATGGCGTGAATCACTGCCAGTCGGTGAATGGCCACTGCTCTCACCTCTGCCTGCCAGCTCCCAGGATCAATGACCGGAGTCCTCGCATTTCCTGCGCCTGTCCCACGGGTCTGAAGCTGATGGTCGATGGCCTCATGTGTGTCGAAGATC CTCTTTATGTGGCTCCCGCCACGAAACCCCCGCGAGCCCGCAAAACGAAACCCAGACCGAAAACCCCGCGACGACGACTGCCCACCGGTGTCCAAGTGGGTCATGCTGACATTCGGATCGGGATTAACGATGATCTCCGGCTGAGCACCAGGCTGCCCCTGTTGCCCGCGACTTTCG TTGCCGACCAGCGTCCAGTGAAGAACCAGACCCAAATCGAAAAGACCACAACGCCCAGTGAGCAGCCGGATTCCGGCTTTATTGCGCTGGTGGTTATAGCCAGTCTCAGTGGATTGGCAGTCCTGCTGTCGGTG CTCCTGCTCATTGGCTACCGCTACTGCAGCAAGCGACGCATCAACTCGATGAACTTTGAGAATCCCATCTACCGCAAAACCACCACCACAGAGGATCATTTCAGTCTCCGGAAAAACCTACCGGCCCGGATCTACGACCATACCAGTGTCATGGATGAGGAG TACTCCCCCGTCATAGGCATATCCTCGTATTAG
- the LOC108026164 gene encoding very low-density lipoprotein receptor isoform X9: MHRRDLCVLIVISLAWSFRSGQSLEAKCDEKQFQCHSGDCIPIRFVCDGDADCKDHSDEQIKECKFIEATCSSDQFRCGNGNCIPNKWRCDQESDCADGSDEANELCMNACPNNEFKCHTVDQCIPRSWLCDGSNDCRDKSDEAHCNQTCRADEFTCGNGRCIQKRWKCDHDDDCGDGSDEKECPVVPCDSVAEHTCTNGACIAKRWVCDGDPDCSDGSDERSCANVTKTTTPCLPHEYQCKDRITCLHHSWLCDGDRDCPDGDDEHTANCKNVTCRADQFQCGDRSCIPGHLTCNGDKDCADGSDERDCGLSLSLGVTQGACNTTSEFDCGGGQCIPLSKVCDKRKDCPDGEDEPAGKCGINECASKNGGCMHQCVDLKVGHHCQCHEGYTLSPDKRNCQDINECDAPGRCSQICVNEIGGFKCECEAGYMRDPKNHTRCKASEGHASLLLARRHDIRKIALDHMEMTSIVNSTKAATALDFVFRTGMIFWSDVTTQSIYKAPIDEGNEKTVVLTKSSVTSDGLAVDWIYNHVYYTDTHKCTIELTNFEGSMGKVLVEDSLDIPRSIALDPIEGWMYWSDWGASPRIERAGMDGSHRTTIISYDVKWPNGITLDLVRKRIYWVDGKLNVISSANYDGSQRSQVLYSGEYLRHPFSITTFEDYVYWTDWDKQAVFKANKFTGEDVEPVTAMHMLQHPMVVHVYHPYRQPDGVNHCQSVNGHCSHLCLPAPRINDRSPRISCACPTGLKLMVDGLMCVEDLADQRPVKNQTQIEKTTTPSEQPDSGFIALVVIASLSGLAVLLSVLLLIGYRYCSKRRINSMNFENPIYRKTTTTEDHFSLRKNLPARIYDHTSVMDEEYSPVIGISSY, from the exons GGCAATCCCTGGAGGCCAAGTGCGATGAGAAGCAGTTCCAGTGCCACAGCGGCGACTGCATCCCCATTCGATTCGTGTGCGACGGCGATGCGGACTGCAAGGATCACAGCGATGAGCAGATTAAGGAGTGCAAGTTCATAG AGGCCACTTGCTCCTCGGACCAATTCCGCTGCGGGAATGGCAACTGCATACCGAACAAATGGCGCTGCGATCAGGAGAGCGATTGTGCCGATGGCTCCGACGAGGCCAACGAGCTGTGCA TGAACGCCTGTCCCAACAACGAGTTCAAATGCCACACGGTCGACCAGTGCATTCCGCGCAGCTGGCTCTGCGATGGCAGCAACGATTGCCGCGACAAGTCCGATGAGGCCCACTGCA ACCAGACCTGTCGCGCCGACGAGTTCACCTGCGGCAATGGGCGGTGCATCCAGAAGCGGTGGAAGTGCGACCATGACGACGACTGCGGCGACGGATCCGACGAGAAGGAGTGCCCCGTGGTGCCCTGCGACTCCGTGGCGGAGCACACCTGCACCAACGGAGCCTGCATCGCCAAGCGCTGGGTCTGCGACGGCGATCCGGACTGCTCCGACGGCTCCGATGAGCGG TCCTGTGCGAATGTGACCAAGACGACCACGCCTTGCCTGCCGCACGAGTACCAGTGCAAGGACCGCATCACCTGCCTGCACCACAGCTGGCTCTGCGATGGTGACCGCGACTGTCCCGACGGCGATGACGAGCACACGGCCAACTGCAAGAACGTCACCTGCCGGGCGGATCAGTTCCAGTGCGGGGATCGCAGCTGCATCCCGGGTCACCTCACCTGCAACGGGGACAAGGACTGCGCCGATGGCAGCGACGAGCGGGACTGCGGGTTGAGTCTCAGTCTGGGAGTGACCCAAGGGGCGTGCAACACCACCAGTGAATTCGATTGCGGAGGAGGTCAGTGCATTCCGCTCTCGAAGGTCTGTGATAAGCGAAAGGATTGTCCGGATGGCGAGGATGAGCCGGCTGGCAAGTGTGGCATCAACGAGTGTGCCTCCAAGAACGGGGGCTGCATGCACCAGTGCGTGGATCTGAAGGTGGGTCACCACTGCCAGTGCCACGAGGGCTATACTTTATCCCCTGACAAGCGGAACTGCCAGGACATCAACGAGTGCGATGCGCCCGGAAGGTGCTCCCAGATCTGCGTCAACGAAATCGGGGGCTTCAAGTGCGAGTGCGAGGCGGGCTACATGAGGGATCCCAAGAATCACACCAGGTGCAAGGCCAGCGAAGGACACGCCTCGCTGCTCCTGGCCCGCCGTCATGACATCCGGAAGATAGCCCTCGACCACATGGAAATGACGTCCATTGTCAACAGTACAAAGGCAGCCACTGCCCTGGACTTTGTCTTCCGCACGGGCATGATCTTCTGGAGCGATGTGACCACGCAGAGCATCTACAAGGCTCCCATCGATGAGGGCAATGAGAAGACGGTGGTGCTGACCAAATCCTCGGTGACCTCGGATGGTCTGGCTGTGGACTGGATCTACAACCATGTCTACTACACGGACACCCACAAGTGCACCATCGAACTGACCAACTTCGAGGGCAGCATGGGCAAGGTCCTGGTGGAGGACTCGCTGGACATTCCGCGTTCCATTGCGCTGGATCCCATCGAGGGCTGGATGTACTGGTCCGACTGGGGCGCCTCTCCCCGCATCGAAAGGGCGGGCATGGATGGCTCGCACCGCACCACCATCATTAGCTACGATGTCAAGTGGCCCAATGGCATCACCTTGGATCTGGTGCGGAAGCGCATCTACTGGGTGGACGGAAAACTCAACGTCATCTCGTCGGCGAACTACGATGGCTCCCAGCGGAGCCAGGTTCTCTACTCCGGCGAGTACCTGCGGCATCCCTTCTCCATCACCACCTTCGAGGATTACGTCTACTGGACCGACTGGGACAAGCAGGCGGTGTTCAAGGCCAACAAGTTCACCGGAGAGGATGTGGAGCCTGTCACAGCAATGCATATG CTCCAGCATCCGATGGTGGTCCACGTATACCACCCGTACCGCCAGCCGGATGGCGTGAATCACTGCCAGTCGGTGAATGGCCACTGCTCTCACCTCTGCCTGCCAGCTCCCAGGATCAATGACCGGAGTCCTCGCATTTCCTGCGCCTGTCCCACGGGTCTGAAGCTGATGGTCGATGGCCTCATGTGTGTCGAAGATC TTGCCGACCAGCGTCCAGTGAAGAACCAGACCCAAATCGAAAAGACCACAACGCCCAGTGAGCAGCCGGATTCCGGCTTTATTGCGCTGGTGGTTATAGCCAGTCTCAGTGGATTGGCAGTCCTGCTGTCGGTG CTCCTGCTCATTGGCTACCGCTACTGCAGCAAGCGACGCATCAACTCGATGAACTTTGAGAATCCCATCTACCGCAAAACCACCACCACAGAGGATCATTTCAGTCTCCGGAAAAACCTACCGGCCCGGATCTACGACCATACCAGTGTCATGGATGAGGAG TACTCCCCCGTCATAGGCATATCCTCGTATTAG
- the LOC108026164 gene encoding very low-density lipoprotein receptor isoform X6, whose translation MHRRDLCVLIVISLAWSFRSGQSLEAKCDEKQFQCHSGDCIPIRFVCDGDADCKDHSDEQIKECKFIEATCSSDQFRCGNGNCIPNKWRCDQESDCADGSDEANELCRARTCSPDEYACKSGEGQCVPLAWMCDQSKDCSDGSDEHNCNQTCRADEFTCGNGRCIQKRWKCDHDDDCGDGSDEKECPVVPCDSVAEHTCTNGACIAKRWVCDGDPDCSDGSDERSCANVTKTTTPCLPHEYQCKDRITCLHHSWLCDGDRDCPDGDDEHTANCKNVTCRADQFQCGDRSCIPGHLTCNGDKDCADGSDERDCGLSLSLGVTQGACNTTSEFDCGGGQCIPLSKVCDKRKDCPDGEDEPAGKCGINECASKNGGCMHQCVDLKVGHHCQCHEGYTLSPDKRNCQDINECDAPGRCSQICVNEIGGFKCECEAGYMRDPKNHTRCKASEGHASLLLARRHDIRKIALDHMEMTSIVNSTKAATALDFVFRTGMIFWSDVTTQSIYKAPIDEGNEKTVVLTKSSVTSDGLAVDWIYNHVYYTDTHKCTIELTNFEGSMGKVLVEDSLDIPRSIALDPIEGWMYWSDWGASPRIERAGMDGSHRTTIISYDVKWPNGITLDLVRKRIYWVDGKLNVISSANYDGSQRSQVLYSGEYLRHPFSITTFEDYVYWTDWDKQAVFKANKFTGEDVEPVTAMHMLQHPMVVHVYHPYRQPDGVNHCQSVNGHCSHLCLPAPRINDRSPRISCACPTGLKLMVDGLMCVEDPLYVAPATKPPRARKTKPRPKTPRRRLPTGVQVGHADIRIGINDDLRLSTRLPLLPATFVADQRPVKNQTQIEKTTTPSEQPDSGFIALVVIASLSGLAVLLSVLLLIGYRYCSKRRINSMNFENPIYRKTTTTEDHFSLRKNLPARIYDHTSVMDEEYSPVIGISSY comes from the exons GGCAATCCCTGGAGGCCAAGTGCGATGAGAAGCAGTTCCAGTGCCACAGCGGCGACTGCATCCCCATTCGATTCGTGTGCGACGGCGATGCGGACTGCAAGGATCACAGCGATGAGCAGATTAAGGAGTGCAAGTTCATAG AGGCCACTTGCTCCTCGGACCAATTCCGCTGCGGGAATGGCAACTGCATACCGAACAAATGGCGCTGCGATCAGGAGAGCGATTGTGCCGATGGCTCCGACGAGGCCAACGAGCTGTGCA GAGCCCGAACCTGTTCGCCGGATGAGTACGCCTGCAAGAGCGGCGAGGGGCAGTGCGTTCCTTTGGCCTGGATGTGCGACCAGAGCAAGGACTGCAGCGATGGCTCCGACGAGCACAACTGCA ACCAGACCTGTCGCGCCGACGAGTTCACCTGCGGCAATGGGCGGTGCATCCAGAAGCGGTGGAAGTGCGACCATGACGACGACTGCGGCGACGGATCCGACGAGAAGGAGTGCCCCGTGGTGCCCTGCGACTCCGTGGCGGAGCACACCTGCACCAACGGAGCCTGCATCGCCAAGCGCTGGGTCTGCGACGGCGATCCGGACTGCTCCGACGGCTCCGATGAGCGG TCCTGTGCGAATGTGACCAAGACGACCACGCCTTGCCTGCCGCACGAGTACCAGTGCAAGGACCGCATCACCTGCCTGCACCACAGCTGGCTCTGCGATGGTGACCGCGACTGTCCCGACGGCGATGACGAGCACACGGCCAACTGCAAGAACGTCACCTGCCGGGCGGATCAGTTCCAGTGCGGGGATCGCAGCTGCATCCCGGGTCACCTCACCTGCAACGGGGACAAGGACTGCGCCGATGGCAGCGACGAGCGGGACTGCGGGTTGAGTCTCAGTCTGGGAGTGACCCAAGGGGCGTGCAACACCACCAGTGAATTCGATTGCGGAGGAGGTCAGTGCATTCCGCTCTCGAAGGTCTGTGATAAGCGAAAGGATTGTCCGGATGGCGAGGATGAGCCGGCTGGCAAGTGTGGCATCAACGAGTGTGCCTCCAAGAACGGGGGCTGCATGCACCAGTGCGTGGATCTGAAGGTGGGTCACCACTGCCAGTGCCACGAGGGCTATACTTTATCCCCTGACAAGCGGAACTGCCAGGACATCAACGAGTGCGATGCGCCCGGAAGGTGCTCCCAGATCTGCGTCAACGAAATCGGGGGCTTCAAGTGCGAGTGCGAGGCGGGCTACATGAGGGATCCCAAGAATCACACCAGGTGCAAGGCCAGCGAAGGACACGCCTCGCTGCTCCTGGCCCGCCGTCATGACATCCGGAAGATAGCCCTCGACCACATGGAAATGACGTCCATTGTCAACAGTACAAAGGCAGCCACTGCCCTGGACTTTGTCTTCCGCACGGGCATGATCTTCTGGAGCGATGTGACCACGCAGAGCATCTACAAGGCTCCCATCGATGAGGGCAATGAGAAGACGGTGGTGCTGACCAAATCCTCGGTGACCTCGGATGGTCTGGCTGTGGACTGGATCTACAACCATGTCTACTACACGGACACCCACAAGTGCACCATCGAACTGACCAACTTCGAGGGCAGCATGGGCAAGGTCCTGGTGGAGGACTCGCTGGACATTCCGCGTTCCATTGCGCTGGATCCCATCGAGGGCTGGATGTACTGGTCCGACTGGGGCGCCTCTCCCCGCATCGAAAGGGCGGGCATGGATGGCTCGCACCGCACCACCATCATTAGCTACGATGTCAAGTGGCCCAATGGCATCACCTTGGATCTGGTGCGGAAGCGCATCTACTGGGTGGACGGAAAACTCAACGTCATCTCGTCGGCGAACTACGATGGCTCCCAGCGGAGCCAGGTTCTCTACTCCGGCGAGTACCTGCGGCATCCCTTCTCCATCACCACCTTCGAGGATTACGTCTACTGGACCGACTGGGACAAGCAGGCGGTGTTCAAGGCCAACAAGTTCACCGGAGAGGATGTGGAGCCTGTCACAGCAATGCATATG CTCCAGCATCCGATGGTGGTCCACGTATACCACCCGTACCGCCAGCCGGATGGCGTGAATCACTGCCAGTCGGTGAATGGCCACTGCTCTCACCTCTGCCTGCCAGCTCCCAGGATCAATGACCGGAGTCCTCGCATTTCCTGCGCCTGTCCCACGGGTCTGAAGCTGATGGTCGATGGCCTCATGTGTGTCGAAGATC CTCTTTATGTGGCTCCCGCCACGAAACCCCCGCGAGCCCGCAAAACGAAACCCAGACCGAAAACCCCGCGACGACGACTGCCCACCGGTGTCCAAGTGGGTCATGCTGACATTCGGATCGGGATTAACGATGATCTCCGGCTGAGCACCAGGCTGCCCCTGTTGCCCGCGACTTTCG TTGCCGACCAGCGTCCAGTGAAGAACCAGACCCAAATCGAAAAGACCACAACGCCCAGTGAGCAGCCGGATTCCGGCTTTATTGCGCTGGTGGTTATAGCCAGTCTCAGTGGATTGGCAGTCCTGCTGTCGGTG CTCCTGCTCATTGGCTACCGCTACTGCAGCAAGCGACGCATCAACTCGATGAACTTTGAGAATCCCATCTACCGCAAAACCACCACCACAGAGGATCATTTCAGTCTCCGGAAAAACCTACCGGCCCGGATCTACGACCATACCAGTGTCATGGATGAGGAG TACTCCCCCGTCATAGGCATATCCTCGTATTAG
- the LOC108026164 gene encoding low-density lipoprotein receptor isoform X8: MARIWCLLLVASLLHTQSHSFRALTINEATCSSDQFRCGNGNCIPNKWRCDQESDCADGSDEANELCMNACPNNEFKCHTVDQCIPRSWLCDGSNDCRDKSDEAHCNQTCRADEFTCGNGRCIQKRWKCDHDDDCGDGSDEKECPVVPCDSVAEHTCTNGACIAKRWVCDGDPDCSDGSDERSCANVTKTTTPCLPHEYQCKDRITCLHHSWLCDGDRDCPDGDDEHTANCKNVTCRADQFQCGDRSCIPGHLTCNGDKDCADGSDERDCGLSLSLGVTQGACNTTSEFDCGGGQCIPLSKVCDKRKDCPDGEDEPAGKCGINECASKNGGCMHQCVDLKVGHHCQCHEGYTLSPDKRNCQDINECDAPGRCSQICVNEIGGFKCECEAGYMRDPKNHTRCKASEGHASLLLARRHDIRKIALDHMEMTSIVNSTKAATALDFVFRTGMIFWSDVTTQSIYKAPIDEGNEKTVVLTKSSVTSDGLAVDWIYNHVYYTDTHKCTIELTNFEGSMGKVLVEDSLDIPRSIALDPIEGWMYWSDWGASPRIERAGMDGSHRTTIISYDVKWPNGITLDLVRKRIYWVDGKLNVISSANYDGSQRSQVLYSGEYLRHPFSITTFEDYVYWTDWDKQAVFKANKFTGEDVEPVTAMHMLQHPMVVHVYHPYRQPDGVNHCQSVNGHCSHLCLPAPRINDRSPRISCACPTGLKLMVDGLMCVEDPLYVAPATKPPRARKTKPRPKTPRRRLPTGVQVGHADIRIGINDDLRLSTRLPLLPATFVADQRPVKNQTQIEKTTTPSEQPDSGFIALVVIASLSGLAVLLSVLLLIGYRYCSKRRINSMNFENPIYRKTTTTEDHFSLRKNLPARIYDHTSVMDEEYSPVIGISSY; the protein is encoded by the exons ATGGCTCGCATTTGGTGTTTACTCCTCGTGGCCAGTTTGCTGCACACTCAGAGCCACAGTTTTCGCGCTCTGACCATAAATG AGGCCACTTGCTCCTCGGACCAATTCCGCTGCGGGAATGGCAACTGCATACCGAACAAATGGCGCTGCGATCAGGAGAGCGATTGTGCCGATGGCTCCGACGAGGCCAACGAGCTGTGCA TGAACGCCTGTCCCAACAACGAGTTCAAATGCCACACGGTCGACCAGTGCATTCCGCGCAGCTGGCTCTGCGATGGCAGCAACGATTGCCGCGACAAGTCCGATGAGGCCCACTGCA ACCAGACCTGTCGCGCCGACGAGTTCACCTGCGGCAATGGGCGGTGCATCCAGAAGCGGTGGAAGTGCGACCATGACGACGACTGCGGCGACGGATCCGACGAGAAGGAGTGCCCCGTGGTGCCCTGCGACTCCGTGGCGGAGCACACCTGCACCAACGGAGCCTGCATCGCCAAGCGCTGGGTCTGCGACGGCGATCCGGACTGCTCCGACGGCTCCGATGAGCGG TCCTGTGCGAATGTGACCAAGACGACCACGCCTTGCCTGCCGCACGAGTACCAGTGCAAGGACCGCATCACCTGCCTGCACCACAGCTGGCTCTGCGATGGTGACCGCGACTGTCCCGACGGCGATGACGAGCACACGGCCAACTGCAAGAACGTCACCTGCCGGGCGGATCAGTTCCAGTGCGGGGATCGCAGCTGCATCCCGGGTCACCTCACCTGCAACGGGGACAAGGACTGCGCCGATGGCAGCGACGAGCGGGACTGCGGGTTGAGTCTCAGTCTGGGAGTGACCCAAGGGGCGTGCAACACCACCAGTGAATTCGATTGCGGAGGAGGTCAGTGCATTCCGCTCTCGAAGGTCTGTGATAAGCGAAAGGATTGTCCGGATGGCGAGGATGAGCCGGCTGGCAAGTGTGGCATCAACGAGTGTGCCTCCAAGAACGGGGGCTGCATGCACCAGTGCGTGGATCTGAAGGTGGGTCACCACTGCCAGTGCCACGAGGGCTATACTTTATCCCCTGACAAGCGGAACTGCCAGGACATCAACGAGTGCGATGCGCCCGGAAGGTGCTCCCAGATCTGCGTCAACGAAATCGGGGGCTTCAAGTGCGAGTGCGAGGCGGGCTACATGAGGGATCCCAAGAATCACACCAGGTGCAAGGCCAGCGAAGGACACGCCTCGCTGCTCCTGGCCCGCCGTCATGACATCCGGAAGATAGCCCTCGACCACATGGAAATGACGTCCATTGTCAACAGTACAAAGGCAGCCACTGCCCTGGACTTTGTCTTCCGCACGGGCATGATCTTCTGGAGCGATGTGACCACGCAGAGCATCTACAAGGCTCCCATCGATGAGGGCAATGAGAAGACGGTGGTGCTGACCAAATCCTCGGTGACCTCGGATGGTCTGGCTGTGGACTGGATCTACAACCATGTCTACTACACGGACACCCACAAGTGCACCATCGAACTGACCAACTTCGAGGGCAGCATGGGCAAGGTCCTGGTGGAGGACTCGCTGGACATTCCGCGTTCCATTGCGCTGGATCCCATCGAGGGCTGGATGTACTGGTCCGACTGGGGCGCCTCTCCCCGCATCGAAAGGGCGGGCATGGATGGCTCGCACCGCACCACCATCATTAGCTACGATGTCAAGTGGCCCAATGGCATCACCTTGGATCTGGTGCGGAAGCGCATCTACTGGGTGGACGGAAAACTCAACGTCATCTCGTCGGCGAACTACGATGGCTCCCAGCGGAGCCAGGTTCTCTACTCCGGCGAGTACCTGCGGCATCCCTTCTCCATCACCACCTTCGAGGATTACGTCTACTGGACCGACTGGGACAAGCAGGCGGTGTTCAAGGCCAACAAGTTCACCGGAGAGGATGTGGAGCCTGTCACAGCAATGCATATG CTCCAGCATCCGATGGTGGTCCACGTATACCACCCGTACCGCCAGCCGGATGGCGTGAATCACTGCCAGTCGGTGAATGGCCACTGCTCTCACCTCTGCCTGCCAGCTCCCAGGATCAATGACCGGAGTCCTCGCATTTCCTGCGCCTGTCCCACGGGTCTGAAGCTGATGGTCGATGGCCTCATGTGTGTCGAAGATC CTCTTTATGTGGCTCCCGCCACGAAACCCCCGCGAGCCCGCAAAACGAAACCCAGACCGAAAACCCCGCGACGACGACTGCCCACCGGTGTCCAAGTGGGTCATGCTGACATTCGGATCGGGATTAACGATGATCTCCGGCTGAGCACCAGGCTGCCCCTGTTGCCCGCGACTTTCG TTGCCGACCAGCGTCCAGTGAAGAACCAGACCCAAATCGAAAAGACCACAACGCCCAGTGAGCAGCCGGATTCCGGCTTTATTGCGCTGGTGGTTATAGCCAGTCTCAGTGGATTGGCAGTCCTGCTGTCGGTG CTCCTGCTCATTGGCTACCGCTACTGCAGCAAGCGACGCATCAACTCGATGAACTTTGAGAATCCCATCTACCGCAAAACCACCACCACAGAGGATCATTTCAGTCTCCGGAAAAACCTACCGGCCCGGATCTACGACCATACCAGTGTCATGGATGAGGAG TACTCCCCCGTCATAGGCATATCCTCGTATTAG